From Falco naumanni isolate bFalNau1 chromosome 4, bFalNau1.pat, whole genome shotgun sequence:
ATAGAAGTATCATAAATCAAAAGCATTCTAAATCTCCCAATCTGTCTACAGAAGATGGTGCTTCATTTTATGCTGCAGTGGAGCACAAGAAATTGATTTCTTTCATTGAAAGAGATCCTGCAATTAATGGGCATGGCAGCATTGTGTGAAAGTCCTGGGGTGGCCTTCCAGGCCACTCAGGAATACAATTtttgcagaaacacagcatCTGATACAAGCAGAAAAGTTCCTAACAGATACCACACTGCCATCATCTTCTAGGTCACTACATGCCAGCAAGCCTAGGAACAAATGATACGGTGAGATCCTTAAAGGAACACAGAGGTAGCCAGCAATTTCTGTAGCCAGCAATGAAGCCCGTTGCTGTCCTGCACACCCTGCTCCTCGGGGAGCCAGCACGGGTGTCCCTGCATCCATGGCACCGCTCACCCACACCCTGGAGGCTCCTCCATTGCTCCACACCAAGTTGGCAAATCAAAACCACGACAGTGAGTCCATCACCCTCCTGTGTCGTGTTGATTACATAAACTGGTGTGCCCTGCTCAAATAATGAGGTGGTCCATCTAAACGAGGAATAGATGCTTATTACTGTTAATGTCTGTTCAGTCGCATGCTATTCCTTACCTTACAACACAAGGTGGAGGTCAGAGATGGCCTTACGGCCACACAGCAGCCTGAGGGGCAgctttctttcagtctttcctaTACAAGTTCATAGCGAAGGTAAACCTAGCCTCCAGGCACAGAGACCTCTCGCAGGAGTTACGATTTCGGATGTCATTTTTCATTGACGCCAACTCTACAAAATTATGGAGATGtccagctgtgcagctggagcagcGTAACCTGCCCTGGGTGGAAAGGGGACCCTGCCCGCCCGTCTCCTCAAACACACGTTTATCAGTAGATGGTGCTGTTGTCTTGGTGAACTTTCCGAAGGGACTCACTGGCTCACGATTTCTGGATTTTCTAACCTCCTGACTTCATTGTGAGCTTTCTTTGATACCTTTCATAACTAAAGCCTATCACTCAATGATAATGCTCAACAATATTTTGTGCTACTGCCTCTGCAATGTCCTAAATCCTCAACACTGAACCCTGAGGACCATTTGTATCCCTATAAATTGggtttaaacaaataatttgttGGAATGGCAGCATTTTATATTGACTGTGTACAGGTAACCAACTGCATGAGGCCTGGGGCACTGGCTGTCGGGCACACTGTTCTGTTTCCTGCCTAGGGCATTGCCATGTGCATGGGGAATGCCAGTGACGGGCAAAACGTTCAGGAAGAGTGATGAAGTAGTACTGGACACTGCTGACAAAACCGATCCCTAATTTTGTAGATAAAATGGCACAGGATTAGCCTGAATAAAAATTTTGAGGGGGCTGCTAAAAAAGTTTCCAATGAAAATGAATGCTCCTTTCATTAATACTCATATGCATCAGCTACCtcagtttaattttcatctttcaggGTCCTGCAGGACTCACAAGAAGAGCGGCACAGACCTAGTGATTGCAGGTGGAAAACCACTGCATGAGAACGCAATGCACGCTGGACAACAGCGCGTCCACACTGGTGCGGACACCTCTGCTGCTTCCACAGGGCAGGAATACAGGGCTGCCGGctgcagcctgcctctgcaTGTTTCCACTGCACAGTCCTTAGCAAGCTTTCCTGCTCCAGAGACACAAATGGCTACTCAACCAAGGGCACAGAGCTTGCACACAAAGACTTTTCCAGAAGATGATCACTAGGTGGAGCCCAATTCTTAGTAAAAAAACACGTCAAACTAGCTTCTCTATGGCAGCGCTGCTGCAGCACTCCTACCTTCCGGCACACTACAGCTGTCCTCTCCAAGGCTGAAGATGAAATACCTTCTGAACGTGCAGGGCAACTGCAGCTCGCAGGAGGCAGCCGCCACTTCCAACGCTCTACTCTAGCCCTGCTCACACCCGCCGTGCTGCTGCGCCACTAACGCAAAGTTTAGTAATGGCGAATTTGGATACAAAGGAGCACATGCGTACAGGCGTCCCCCTGCAACCCCGAGCCACAACTGCCAAGGTAAGCCTTCCAGGGAGCTTGTGACTGCTGTGCTTGCTGTCCGCAGGAAGGGTGAGCCTTGACACTCCTCTGCCATCCCTCACCTCTCCTGTGAATTTACACACAGTCGGATGGAAGCGTGAGCTGAAGTCCGTCTTAGGCTTAGAAGCAAACTGGTCAAGGGGTGCATGTGTGACAACATTCACATCCCTCTTGCATACTTAGATGGCCCTCAGCACCTCTCACTTTGAATAGCTCAGCGTTATTAGTGGCACTCATTACTGCGCTGGCCCTGCAGTGGTCAAGAAAACGAATGTTAAGCCTGCAGAAGGCTAAGCAGCTGCTCAATCAAACAGCAGGGAGTTAAAGACTGAGTCATGAGCTGAGCACAGGCTTCCTGCTCTCAGGCTCATGCCCTGCCTGTGAGAACAACCTTCTAACCCTATCCTTATCATtaccccccagcccctgctcctggTCCCATCCGCTTTGGTTCTCAACAGCACCGTGATTACAAGTGGTTTTAAATACTCAGTCTGCTTCAATGGAGATGACACACAGCCCCTTCTCACGTTTGCTGTTATCTCTGATACCTGCAGAGGTGGCAACCCgaagcaggaaaagaacaaTCAAGCTTTCGTtataaagtgtttaaaaataaagggttCAATAACCCGAAACGGAACTGAAGTATTTCCTCCTGGGTCACCCAGATTTAACCTGACAGTGATCTACAAGCGCAGGACGACACGGTGGTGGTGTAACCTTTTCCAGGAGCCTCAGCCGAGCTGAAATCCAAATTCCCAGGGGAttcccaggtggccaaggcacGGGGCACCACCCGCGCCGTGTGCCCGCCGTGCCCGCGCTGCCCGGACGAGCGGTCCGCAGCGCAGTgtgccccggggggctgccgcTGCGGCGGGGAGGGGCCGCGCCGGCTCGGGCCGCTGCTCCCTCGCCCGTGTCGCATCCCAGGGGAACGCCCGTTAGCCGCGGCCCCCCGGCCAGCCGCCAGCGGCACAAGCGCTCCCGCGGCCCCCCGGCTCGGGGGAGCGCAGAAACGCGAGAAGGGCGCCAAACCGAAACGGAAcgaaatgtaaaaatgtaaattacgtgttacaaaatacagaaatttgaaattaaatttgggGGGAAAAGTACAAATAAATGCATGGAGGCTACAAATGGGCCGGGCAGACGCGGGGGACGGCCCGCGCTGGCCGGCCCCGCGCatgcggcgggcggggggcgggcggtggCGCCCAttggcgggcggggggcgggcggcggagcCCATTGGCAGCGCgcgccgcggcggccccgcgtTCCTGGAAAGTTCTTGGAAATGGATCAAAGGCGTTTCCGCGAACACGCGCGGCCGGcagcgccccgccccgccccgcgcgccgctccgctccgctccgcgcgccgctcccgccgcaCCCCTCCCCCGCCGAGCCGTGCTGACATCAACGCGGCCGTTATGGACACAGCTATTTATACCGtgcctcctcttttttttttttcttcttttttttttttttttccctttccccccgCGTGGCTGATATCGGAAGGGTGATGTGAATACAATGCGATTCCAGGAATCCCTCACTTCCTGGAACAGATTAAAAGGGGCACACAAAAGATTACTTAGTaggtttggtggtgttttttttttttccccgccgAGCTTCATTACTTCTGGAGTCAGTGAAACAGCAGGTTGCTGCTCTGCCGGCTCCCCTCCCCTGAGCCTTCGGGGAGATATTATTtattgctatttatttattactatttCAGAGCGCTCcgaatatttttttctaagaggCTGCTCTGAAGGCAGAGTAGTTCCTCTTTAAATAGATGTCATTTCCCTTTTCTATGgtgattttaaaaacttttgttGTTGTCGCTTCCTGACGAGCCGCCGGCGGACGCGCTGCTCCCGGCGCCGCGGGTGCGCGTTCCCCGGCCGAAGCCGCCGGCCGAACTGCGGCGCTGCCGAGGCCGAACCCGAACCCCGCCAGGCCCGCGggcccccggccccagcccccaccccaggccGGGCCCAGCACGTTCCTGCCGGGAAGCGAAGCCGAAGGAACCGAGGAGCAGAGGAGCGAGCGTTTCCCACCTTCTTCAAGACTTCATGCTTTTCCCTTGGTCCAGGAGTGACATGATCCTCTGCGTTCAGGGGTAAGAGCCTTTGCAGTCTTCCGTTACGGTGTGCCCGCTGCCGGTGATCAGGGACACCAGCCGCTGCGCCCAGCCGGCTGTGACCGCGGTGGACGCGGCCAGGGGCTGCCCGAgcgcgggggtcccggctgTGCCTTTTAGGTGCCACAGCCCAAACCAGGGGGCCATAAATAAAGTGTTCCCGATTTCCGCGCTTCCTACCGCTGAGAACCGGGGCGGTAGCCAAAGCCTCTGGGGGAGCGAAGCCGAGCAGCAGCGGGAGCGAGCGGTGCGAGCCGGGCCCCCCGCAGGGCCCCCCGCCCGGGTCCGCTGGGAACAAACCTCCCCGGGCTCACATGGCTTGGTCTATTTCTAAGTAAGCAGTTATGCTAACcacataatttaattttttcctattgCTGTTACGGGTAAGATTAAATGCATgtccaggcaggcaggcttgCGTTCTGTAGAATGCGGCTACCACCGCTGTCCAGAACAGGCAATGTCCGAGCCCCTTCTCCGGCACCGGTGCCTCGTACCCATGTGTTGGCTCTTCAGCGTCTCTGTGATGGGCTCAGGTCACCAGCACGTGTAGATACCTGGTCTGCGGGAATCATCCAGTGCTTTCACACAAGCTACGTATCTGGAAAGTGTCAGCATTTGTTTCAGCCTGAGCCATGTCAGTGTTACCTGTCCCTCCCGTGCTCAGCGGATTTTCCTGAGAGGCACATGTGCCTTGTCTGCTTTAAATGACCAAAGCACGGGgatttttctgccatttttccccaaaatctgTTCCACAGACAAGCAGACCTCATGCTTACTAATACTTTCCTACTACTCAAGTAGGTTTCTTTTCACTCTCATTTTTAGTCTACCGCTGCAGTTCCTATAGCCACAGCAAaagggaattaatttttcaacttGGGTTTTGTGAAACCTTTATCTGAAGCTTTACTGCTTCCCTTCACCATTAATAACCTGTTACGTAGCCAGATGTGTAAATGACTGTCTCTTAATACCTTTTTCTGTGATCATTTATTGCTCAGTTTTCGTTATCCTGTAGGATTTCATATATCCTGGCCTCCATACTTTCCCTCCTATTCAGACCAAGCTCCCGTGGGAGTCACGGGATGTGGCTGATGGAAGGGAGAGCAGCTTGACACTTTTTCTTGTGCTATTTGTACTGTGTTACAAAGTTTAGCTTATCAGCAAAGTAACTGCAAAGCTAACACTAAATGATATCAGACATCTGATTCTCTTGAACTTTCTTGGTTTTCCAAGGCTTTCTGAAACGCTGCTTGCCAAGGCACAGGGAAGTTCATTTGCTGTTTGTCTCAAGACTTCACACAGACTGCCAGCTGGACATcccatattttatatatttgtcTTCTTCCTCATGGCAGCTGTGGTACTAATGCTTTACTCTGTTCAGTCCTGATCCTCCACCATGTCTCTACTTTCTGTCTTACAAGCACTAATTTTCGAATACTTACTTTGCCCCATTAAAGGGCTGACTTCTTCATGTCAGCATACCTTATCCAACGTGTTCTCACCCCAGCAAACTCTTTTAATCCCTCTTACAAATGGAACTTGCATAAAAAGTTTTAGTCTGCCATTACTTGCCGATACCTCTGCTGTCCCGTCCCTGTGCTTGGAGCTTCTTTGTTTGGGCACAGCAgtgtctcttctttcttcaaCCTATGTACAAAGTTGTTCAGGACACCAGTGGGTCTATGAGAAATTCTAACCCCCTCCTCTGTTCCACTGTACTCCTTCAGCTGCAGTAGGGTGAGAGAGGGGCATAAGGCAGGTATATAGAAGAAAACCAGGAGAAGTGTAAGCATGGCCCCTTCTCTGGCTGCAGTGGAAAAATCTCCACAGTGACTGCATGGGGTCTGGGCTCCTTTGGCTTCAAGGTGCCAGAAAGTGTCAGGCAGCAGAGAGCGAGCGCAGTGGCAAACCTCATCTCGAGCACATGGGCTCTGCTTCAGAGAAATCCACGGTGGCTCAATAACAGAAACCTACTGACAAATTCACACAGTCATACCTTTTGGAAGGCTGAACTATGAACTGGTACAGCCCTTGAACAACTCTGCAATGAATCAGGAGTACATTTCCCTGTGTAACAGCTTTGCtatttctcccttccttcccagtcTCGTAGCCAATTCCTAATTTCCTCTCCAAAGCAGgtatataaaaagaaagaaagaaaaaaaagtatttccatgcaaggaacaaaacaagttttctttgttttaaaaacctttCCCAAAgggttttccagaaaaattttccaggagaaaagaaGTTCAGAGAGACTTGGAATTTGGATTATGGTATTCAAATTCTGAGGAGTAAGTGGGTAGTGAGCGGTGCAGGACTGACTTGACTTAACATTGGTCACAGACATTTTCGGCTCAGTGAACAGTGGGTATAAGAATGCACCTGAGAGAGAATGCTCTGCAAACAGTCCTGTGTAACACCCTCTTTGCACAGCATGAGCTATTATATTAGGTTCAGTACAGGGAAGGATCTACTTTATAATCCTTCTTGCTcaaaaaggggggaaatggaTCAGGAATCTCCTTCCCCCAAGAAGGCAGGTAGCTAGACATTTGTGAGGACCATGACATTAGGACAcctaaatatctttaaaaatgcagcccTCAACACCTACAGGTGTAGCTCAAGTAGCACTTAAAAGAGAACTCAGAGGTTTCCCCACCAGTGATCTCCAGGTATAACAGTACATTCACATCCTCAGTGAAAGCCACTGAAAATGCAGTCCCTGTGATCGAGGGTGCTTGGTGAAGATAAGGGCTGGCAATCACTTTTATTAGGTTTGCCTTCTGACCTATTAATAGAAATTAAGAAATGAGGATCCAATACCATGAATGCCAAGTAGATATCCTGCTTCTGAAATGTGATTTGACGtatggaaaaaggaagaacgttcttttctagaaaataccaaaaaaagtgAGGTTTTGCCATATATTGCATGGCCAAGAAGTGTCTCTGTAGATTCAGTTTTACTGGTGCTTTTACAAAAACCTTACTCCAAACCTATATGGTCTTCTTAGAAATGCAGAGTCATGGAACTGGGCATGGCTCTCGCTCACAAAGCATTGTGAAGCTGTTTTCAGGTTATCTCTAATCTACTTCCCCCAAAatccttccttcctgctgcttgtCCCATACTTGAAACTCAGCAGTTTGAGAAGGTGGAGTGCAGCTATCACCAGGTGCAGATCAGTTTACAACAAATTTATGTGCATGCCTGAAGTGTCACTGTTCACataaaacacagagaaggaggaagatcAGGAGGGAAGTGCTCATGACTTCAGTCTTCTTCCGCTTCTCCCGTCAGTGATGTGGGAGGCGGTGGCTGCTGCCTTCGCcatcaccagcagctccagcagtgctgtgacACTCTCATGTTGAGGACTGTGTTGTATTTCTCTGGAAACAAAGACACCTTTTATGTTAACTGTCCGAAGGAATGTCTCAAGCGAGTGCATGTGGGGGACACAACACAGgacatgcagcagcacagggcacacAGAGGCGAAGAGCCtagaagaaaagacagaaactgaTGGTTTTGCTCAGGAGCTTGCCTAGGAGTTAAGACTTCTCTGGCCCCCAACATCCACCTTCCCCCTAGAGCTCTGCCTTCCTTTAGGAATCTCCATGCTGCAAAGAAGGAGCACCCATGGCCCACGAGGGCTCCAGGCTCTCTGAAACTGCACTTAGATGCTGAATGGCTACACTAACACGCTCTTCAGGCCACAGAGGGATTAATGTTCACAGCAGTCCAGTCACGGCAGAACCGCTTACTGCTGTAATCCCTGCGGGATTACAGCTGCATGGAgatctctgctgtgctgtcagACGCTAGGGTCTGTGTAGTGCACAGGCTTGGTTGAAACAAGAATTCCCATTATTCTACTACAAGATCAGCTCACCCTGAGTTCTAACAGACACATTTAGGATCAGGTCAACCTTGAGCAGAAAGCGGGTGGGACAAAACCCAAGCTATTCCCAATTCTACTTCTAATTATATTACAGTGAATGACTAACAATCTcactggcagaaaaagaaatgttccaATGTTTTAATGATGTAAATGAAGCTGTAATGCTGCTATGAACCTTCCTGCCTCTGCAACTACACATTAAAAGGCAACATCTAAATATATCAGGTTTCAAATCAACTTAAATTGCAAGATAAACCACCTTTTACAAGGTGAAAGAGGCCAGCTCTCTCTCCCTGTTTCTAAGCGCCCATCTTTAGTGGTgtaatttttccccccttgcCTCTCTCTGAAACATAATCGTATTGAGGATCTGTTTGTAAAACATAACATGTTGTAGTACAATGTAGCATGCACTGAAAAGACACTGCAACCTATTTCAAGGCAAGGAAAAATAGCAGAATGTGCCCTTCATTTCAGACCTCATCCTTTGCTGGCAGAGGAGAAGATCAGGAGAGTGTCACTCAGGGGCATTGCAGTGGAATTGTCAGAGCCCATCATGCAGCCTCTCCCAGTTATGACCTTCCAGGAGGAGTCCACACCAGCCTTTACAGCACCAGTTCCAGACAGCAACCCACCTCAGACACGAGACCCTGAAGAAGACCTTCTCTGCATTGCAAAAACCTTCTCCTATCTGCGAGAATCTGGTAAGGCTCTACTCACAAAGTCACGGGGTCAGAAGGCTCCAGTGAGCAGGGAGCCAACTCTGCAATCTGAGCGCTAAGGAGAATCTCCTGATCCCGCTTCAGATGGGAACCTGGTTCTGTCACAGCCATGGCTGACTCTTGTGGGTGCAGCTTGTCTTATCTGCAGTCTCTACAAACTCGTGTCATGAAGTAATTCATGCTTACAAGTAGTGTAAGCAGAAGGTTTGTCTTTTGTAACTGAATCAGGAGAAAGAATTGCAAAAAAGGCCCCTCTTCCCTGTGAACTGCAATAGCTGCAAAAGTAATCATCCTCATCCCAAGCCCCAGCAAAGCAATGACAAACATAGGTAGGAAACCCTTAGAACTTGACATGCTCTTCATTCCTGAAGGTTTTACCGAGTCTGGGCCAGGTTGCTCCCCAGGTCCTTGAACTCAGTAGGCTTCAGGGCTCCCCTAAATATATTGCCAGTCCTTTAATATGTTCCTTCCCTAACAAATTCTTTCTTGGATGCTTTTCCAGGTTGGTACTGGGGATCCATTACCGCCAGTGAGGCCAAGCAGCATCTCCAGAAGATGCCTGAAGGCACCTTCCTGGTACGGGACAGTACCCACCCCAGCTACCTCTTCACACTCTCTGTCAAGACAAATCGAGGTCCCACCAACGTGCGCATCGAATACACTGACAGCAAGTTCCGGCTGGACTCAAACTACCTGTCCAAACCTCGCATCCTGGCCTTCCCAGATGTGGTCAGCCTTATCCAGCATTACGTCATGTCCTGCACCATGGAAAGCAAGAACGAGGCTCCTTA
This genomic window contains:
- the MAPKAPK3 gene encoding MAP kinase-activated protein kinase 3 isoform X5 is translated as MKLGGEKKKTPPNLLSNLLCAPFNLFQEVRDSWNRIVFTSPFRYQPRGGKGKKKKKRRKKKKRRHGINSCVHNGRVDVSTARRGRGAAGAARGAERSGARGGAGRCRPRVFAETPLIHFQELSRNAGPPRRALPMGSAARPPPANGRHRPPPARRMRGAGQRGPSPASARPICSLHAFICTFPPKFNFKFLYFVTRNLHFYISFRFGLAPFSRFCAPPSRGAAGALVPLAAGRGAAANGRSPGMRHGRGSSGPSRRGPSPPQRQPPGAHCAADRSSGQRGHGGHTARVVPRALATWESPGNLDFSSAEAPGKAPV
- the CISH gene encoding cytokine-inducible SH2-containing protein, whose translation is MLFPWSRSDMILCVQGPHPLLAEEKIRRVSLRGIAVELSEPIMQPLPVMTFQEESTPAFTAPVPDSNPPQTRDPEEDLLCIAKTFSYLRESGWYWGSITASEAKQHLQKMPEGTFLVRDSTHPSYLFTLSVKTNRGPTNVRIEYTDSKFRLDSNYLSKPRILAFPDVVSLIQHYVMSCTMESKNEAPYPPPSPLPPMQKEMAAAAVHLKLIRPLSRKDSIPSLQHLCRLRINKSTADVDQLPLPRRMGDYLKQYPFQL